The Thermoanaerobacterales bacterium genome includes the window TAGCCTTTCCATGAGTGAGCGCCTGCCCTCACCGTACTCCTTCTCATCTAGCAGGATTGAAAAGAGCCACCAGTTGCTTTTGGCCTCACGCTGTTCTTCCTGCCAAGCCAACCCCGGCACATCCCGCAACAGTTCCCGGTAGAGAGCGGCATTGTGCCGCTTCGTGTCCAGGAATGCCGGCAGCCGTTCCAATTGTGCCAGGCCTAAGGCGGCCTGCAGATTAGTTAATCGGTAGTTGTAGCCGATTTCTTGATGCTCGTACTCTAGGGATCCGGCGGCCCTTCCCTGGTTAACCAGCAGCCTGGCCCGTTCAGCCAGGGCCGCGTCATTGGTGACAAGCATCCCCCCCCCGCCGGTGGTGATCACCTTGTTGCCGTTGAAGCTGAAGATACCCATTTCCCCGAAGGTGCCTACATGCCGATCGCCGATTGTCGATCCCAGGGCCTCTGTGGCGTCCTCGATAAGGTGGATGCCATGGCCCTGCGCTATCTCCCGCAGGGCGACCATGTCCGCCGGGTTGCCGTAGAGGTGGACCGGAATAATGGCACGAGTGCGTGGGGTAATCGCCCGCTCCACGGCCCGGGGATCGATGTTCCAGGTCCGCGGGTCGACATCGACCACCACCGGTGTCGCCCCAGCATAGATCACCGGGTTCACGGTGGCGATGAAGGTCAGGGCGGGGACAATAACCTCATCTCCCGGTCCGATGCCAAGCAACCGCAGAGCCAAGTGCAGACCGGCCGTACCGTTGACTGTAGCGACAGCGTGCTTCGCCCCCACGTAGCGGCTGAAGCGCCGTTCGAACTCGGCCACCAGCGGCCCGGCCGACGAAACGAAGCCGCTGTCCAGGGCTTCGAGGACGTAGCGCTTCTCCAGTTCGCCGATATTCGGCCAGTCCAGCGGGATGCGGATTTGAGAGTCCATAGGCGTACTCCTATACGTTATAGAGGTCGGCCTTGTAGAGGTGGCGGTTGTCCCTGAACCAGTCCGCCGTGCTCCGTAGCCCCTCCTCCAGGCTGTACCGCGGCGTCCAGCCGGTCAACTCCCAGGCCTTGCGGTTGTCGCCGCACAACCGCCCCACTTCACTCCGTTCGGGACGCACGCGTGCGGCGTCCCCTTGGACCGGGATTTCAATGCCCATTACCCGCCCGATGGTTTGCACCAGGTCCGCGATGGAAATCTCCCGGCCGGTGGCCAGGTTCACCACCTCGCCCACCGTATTCTCGGAAAGGCCGACGGTGATGAAGCCCTCCACCGTGTCCCGGACGAAATTGAGGTCGCGCGTGGGGGCCAGGTTGCCCAGCCTGACGGGAAACCGACCCGCCAGGGCCTGGGTGATGATCGTAGGGATGACGGCCCGTGCCGACTGCCGCGGGCCGTAAGTGTTGAAGGGCCGAACCACGACCACCGGCAGCCCGAAAGACCGGTGGAAGGAAAGCGCCAACTGGTCGGCGGCGATCTTGGTGGCCGCGTACGGGGACTGCGCCTGTAAAGGATGCTCCTCGTCAATTGGTATGTAGCGTGCCGTTCCGTAGACCTCGGATGTTGAGGTGTGAATGACGCGGACCCCTTCCTCACGAGCCGCTTGAAGAATGTTATAGGTTCCTTCGACGTTCGTTCTAATGTATGCCTGGGGCGATCGGTAGGAGTAGGGGATACCAATTAGAGCCGCCAAGTGAAATACTGTCTCTACGCCCCGCATCGCGTCACGGACGCTGTCGTAGTCCCGAATGTCGCCTGTATACACTTCCACTTCTCGGCGACACGGAACATTCTCCAGCCAGCCCCAGTCATTCCGGGCATTGTAACGGACAAAGGCCCTAACCTTGTAGCCTTTATCTACCAGTGCCTCGACAAGGTGTGACCCGATGAAGCCCCCCGCGCCGGTCACCAGGACCTGCGTTGCCACCGTACAACCCCTTTCGTTGGCTCGCTCGACTGTTCTTCTCAGTTCGACATATTCTTCCCCTAAACCTTCTCCTGCCCCGCGAAATTAGGTGACAAGGAGTGCTAAAGAAAGTCCTGTGGAACCCGATATAAAAAACGAGGGCGTCACCAGGCTTTTGGTACCATCGGCGGCCGACGATTACCAAATAAAAAAGGCGACACTCTCGCAAGCGCTTAGCTACATTCTACCTAGAAAAAGGAGGAGAGCAAAGGGTGATTATCAACCATAATATCAGCGCCCTGAACGCTTGGCGTGGGCTAACCAGTACAAATACGGCCCTTACCAAGTCATTGGAAAAACTGTCATCTGGGCTGCGGATCAACCGCGCTGCCGACGACGCCGCCGGGCTGGCCATTTCTGAAAAGATGCGCGGCCAGATCCGCGGGTTGAACCAGGCCATTCGCAACGCTCAGGACGGGATCTCCCTCATCCAAACTGCTGAAGGTGCCTTGAACGAGTCCCATAGCATTCTGCAGCGCATGCGGGAACTGGCTGTACAGTCTGCTAATGACAGCAACACGGATGCCGACCGGAAACAAATCCAGGATGAAGT containing:
- a CDS encoding NAD-dependent 4,6-dehydratase LegB, with protein sequence MATQVLVTGAGGFIGSHLVEALVDKGYKVRAFVRYNARNDWGWLENVPCRREVEVYTGDIRDYDSVRDAMRGVETVFHLAALIGIPYSYRSPQAYIRTNVEGTYNILQAAREEGVRVIHTSTSEVYGTARYIPIDEEHPLQAQSPYAATKIAADQLALSFHRSFGLPVVVVRPFNTYGPRQSARAVIPTIITQALAGRFPVRLGNLAPTRDLNFVRDTVEGFITVGLSENTVGEVVNLATGREISIADLVQTIGRVMGIEIPVQGDAARVRPERSEVGRLCGDNRKAWELTGWTPRYSLEEGLRSTADWFRDNRHLYKADLYNV
- a CDS encoding LegC family aminotransferase; the protein is MDSQIRIPLDWPNIGELEKRYVLEALDSGFVSSAGPLVAEFERRFSRYVGAKHAVATVNGTAGLHLALRLLGIGPGDEVIVPALTFIATVNPVIYAGATPVVVDVDPRTWNIDPRAVERAITPRTRAIIPVHLYGNPADMVALREIAQGHGIHLIEDATEALGSTIGDRHVGTFGEMGIFSFNGNKVITTGGGGMLVTNDAALAERARLLVNQGRAAGSLEYEHQEIGYNYRLTNLQAALGLAQLERLPAFLDTKRHNAALYRELLRDVPGLAWQEEQREAKSNWWLFSILLDEKEYGEGRRSLMERLLSRGIQVRPLFLPLHRQPCYRGYTFDRCPVAEELHRRGINLPSASFLTARDVREVCDALKDWRRR